One Nocardia sp. BMG111209 DNA segment encodes these proteins:
- a CDS encoding DUF6745 domain-containing protein, giving the protein MPDIDAWRAVAAATGPADRAAADTAVRQAYRLAGLAEPTRFVWADSPLSGVLALADLEAPGRSVREDIRTRPWAAERRRVHDELGPAGWTERWHATGAHLWDTTRMLTDRLRAGVVAAMLESPRYADADATVAEAEVRGLLLDAVLGQHEAPWLAAFDDRAGQLAGLAAVARATGWWWPFEHAVVLCERPSRLLRDEAGRLHAADGPAVLFPDGFALHAWHGMSVPTDFLTELPSLTPARIRDEENAELRRVLLEHYGYDRYLAESGAQPVHRDETGILWRIPMPDDEDVVMVEVVNSTPEPDGTHHTYWLRVPPGTETARAGVAWTFDLAAEDYAPMKQT; this is encoded by the coding sequence ATGCCCGACATCGACGCCTGGCGGGCCGTCGCGGCCGCCACCGGCCCCGCCGACCGCGCGGCCGCCGACACCGCGGTGCGGCAGGCCTATCGGCTGGCCGGCCTCGCCGAACCCACCCGCTTCGTCTGGGCCGACTCACCGCTGAGCGGCGTACTCGCCCTCGCCGACCTCGAGGCCCCCGGCCGCTCGGTGCGCGAGGACATCCGCACCCGCCCGTGGGCCGCCGAACGCCGGCGAGTGCACGACGAACTCGGCCCGGCAGGCTGGACCGAACGGTGGCACGCGACCGGAGCCCACCTGTGGGACACCACCCGCATGCTCACCGACCGGCTGCGAGCCGGTGTGGTGGCGGCGATGCTCGAATCACCCCGCTACGCCGACGCCGACGCGACGGTAGCCGAGGCCGAGGTCCGCGGCCTCCTGCTGGACGCCGTACTCGGCCAGCACGAAGCCCCCTGGCTGGCGGCCTTCGACGACCGAGCCGGGCAATTGGCGGGCCTCGCGGCCGTCGCGCGGGCGACCGGCTGGTGGTGGCCGTTCGAACACGCGGTCGTGCTCTGCGAACGCCCGTCGCGGCTGCTGCGCGACGAGGCGGGCAGGTTGCACGCCGCCGACGGCCCGGCCGTACTGTTCCCCGACGGTTTCGCCCTGCACGCCTGGCACGGCATGTCCGTACCCACCGACTTCCTCACCGAACTCCCCAGCCTCACCCCCGCCCGTATTCGCGACGAGGAGAACGCGGAGCTGCGCCGAGTCCTGCTGGAGCACTACGGCTACGACCGCTACCTCGCCGAATCCGGCGCGCAACCGGTACACCGCGACGAGACCGGCATCCTCTGGCGCATCCCGATGCCCGACGACGAAGACGTCGTCATGGTCGAGGTCGTCAACTCCACCCCCGAACCGGACGGCACCCACCACACCTACTGGCTGCGCGTCCCGCCCGGTACCGAGACCGCCCGCGCCGGCGTCGCCTGGACCTTCGACCTCGCCGCCGAGGACTACGCGCCGATGAAGCAGACCTGA
- a CDS encoding STM4015 family protein, whose protein sequence is MTISEHMETFHGLPIFEFPEPGESPALPAPEAAAWRISVFYDADETWPQAFERFLAAVDPAPVRALVIGNWADEPGEGSEDVVAALVAAKDRLPALRALFLGDITYEESEISWINQSDVTPLLEAFPALTEFGVRGGDGLVFPPITHSALRSLSVETGGLGGEVVRGIGASDLPALERLDLWLGTSWYGGTATVADLEPFLSGTRLPHLTSLGLHNSEIQDEIAVAVAGAPVVARLSTLDLSMGTLGDVGAEALLAGQPLTHLRTLDLHHHFMTSAMADRVVAALQPAGVTVDVSEPETADAENRYTAVAE, encoded by the coding sequence ATGACCATTTCCGAGCACATGGAGACATTCCACGGTCTGCCGATCTTCGAATTCCCGGAGCCCGGCGAATCACCGGCGTTGCCCGCACCCGAGGCGGCGGCCTGGCGGATCTCGGTGTTCTACGACGCCGACGAAACCTGGCCGCAGGCCTTCGAACGCTTCCTCGCCGCGGTCGACCCCGCCCCGGTGCGGGCTCTGGTGATCGGCAACTGGGCCGACGAACCCGGCGAGGGCTCCGAGGATGTGGTCGCCGCGCTGGTCGCGGCGAAGGACCGGCTTCCCGCGCTGCGGGCGCTGTTCCTCGGCGACATCACCTACGAGGAGAGTGAGATCTCCTGGATCAACCAGTCGGATGTCACGCCGCTGCTGGAGGCGTTCCCGGCGCTCACCGAATTCGGTGTGCGTGGCGGCGACGGCCTGGTGTTCCCGCCGATCACCCACTCCGCGCTGCGCTCACTGAGCGTGGAGACCGGTGGACTCGGCGGCGAGGTGGTCCGCGGTATCGGGGCCAGCGACCTGCCCGCACTCGAACGCCTGGATCTGTGGCTGGGCACGTCCTGGTACGGCGGCACGGCCACCGTCGCCGATCTGGAGCCGTTCCTGTCCGGCACGCGGCTGCCGCACCTGACCTCGCTGGGCCTGCACAACAGCGAGATTCAGGACGAGATCGCCGTCGCGGTCGCCGGCGCGCCGGTCGTGGCCCGGCTGTCCACGCTGGACCTGTCGATGGGCACGCTCGGTGATGTGGGTGCCGAAGCCCTGCTGGCGGGTCAGCCGCTGACCCACCTGCGCACGCTCGACCTGCACCATCACTTCATGACGTCGGCGATGGCCGATCGGGTGGTCGCGGCGCTGCAACCGGCCGGTGTCACCGTCGACGTCTCGGAGCCGGAGACCGCCGACGCCGAGAACCGCTACACCGCCGTCGCGGAATGA
- a CDS encoding STM4014 family protein, producing MSDSAEVDRGATTAGPQGNSALRLALIGNPENRRVTLFQDALSRAGRPPARVVAWHEILSGRAEFRPGELVRLDSPGENPAVDAALRGVADPVRAEGTALWYERFLAAARFAADRVNDCGARLLDDPDELAVLFDKRRCHAMLSDAGVPVPFSPTSGVAAPVRGWADVRQLMAAAGMRRVFVKLAHGSSASGVLAVETASGGRVQATTSVERDERGRLFNSLRVRRYTTEAEVAAIVDALAPDNLHVERWLPKASLHGRSADLRIVVVGGRATHAVVRTGRSPMTNLHLGGARGDLAAARLAIESAGARWSEVLTLCERAAACFPGFSRVGVDLLPVIGWRRFAIGEVNAFGDLLPGLNGLPGTGAEHGDAYDAQVAAIVRRSGNERSHAA from the coding sequence ATGTCGGATTCGGCGGAGGTCGACCGCGGCGCCACTACGGCCGGGCCGCAAGGGAACTCGGCACTGCGCCTCGCGCTGATCGGTAATCCGGAGAACCGGCGGGTCACCCTGTTCCAGGATGCACTGAGCCGGGCGGGCCGCCCGCCGGCCCGGGTGGTCGCCTGGCACGAAATACTGTCCGGCCGTGCCGAATTCCGCCCGGGAGAGCTGGTACGGCTCGACTCACCGGGCGAGAATCCGGCGGTGGACGCGGCGCTGCGCGGTGTCGCGGATCCGGTCCGCGCGGAAGGCACCGCGCTGTGGTACGAGCGATTCCTTGCCGCCGCTCGATTCGCCGCCGACCGCGTAAATGATTGCGGCGCACGCCTGCTCGACGATCCGGACGAGCTCGCCGTGCTCTTCGACAAACGCCGTTGTCATGCCATGTTGTCCGATGCCGGTGTGCCGGTACCGTTCTCGCCGACCTCCGGGGTGGCCGCGCCGGTGCGCGGCTGGGCCGATGTCCGGCAGTTGATGGCCGCCGCGGGGATGCGCCGGGTATTCGTCAAGCTCGCGCACGGCTCGTCCGCGTCCGGCGTGCTGGCGGTGGAGACCGCGAGCGGTGGCCGGGTGCAGGCGACCACCTCGGTGGAACGCGACGAGCGAGGCCGGTTGTTCAATTCGCTACGGGTGCGCCGGTATACGACCGAGGCCGAGGTCGCCGCGATCGTCGACGCGCTGGCCCCGGACAACCTGCACGTGGAACGCTGGCTGCCCAAGGCGTCGCTGCACGGGCGCAGCGCCGATCTGCGGATCGTCGTGGTCGGCGGCCGCGCGACCCACGCGGTGGTGCGGACCGGCCGATCACCGATGACGAATCTGCACCTCGGCGGCGCACGCGGCGACCTGGCCGCGGCGCGCCTGGCGATCGAGAGCGCCGGCGCCCGCTGGTCCGAGGTGCTCACACTGTGCGAGCGCGCAGCGGCGTGCTTCCCCGGATTCTCGCGGGTGGGTGTCGACCTGCTTCCCGTCATCGGCTGGCGGCGGTTCGCGATCGGCGAGGTCAACGCCTTCGGCGATCTGCTGCCGGGCCTGAACGGACTGCCCGGCACCGGCGCCGAACACGGCGACGCCTACGACGCGCAGGTCGCGGCGATCGTCCGCCGCTCCGGAAACGAGCGCTCACATGCCGCCTGA
- a CDS encoding STM4013/SEN3800 family hydrolase, whose protein sequence is MNDVPDPSGQPDMNDVIGRDDLLFVTLDTLRYDVATELAAAGRLPTLSRNLPDGRWEKRHAPGNFTYASHHAMFQGFLPTPATPGPHPRLFAARFAGSETTVGRTFVYDAPDLVAALAAAGYHTACIGGVGFFNKQSEVGSVLPGLFRDSHWEPAFSVASPGSFDAQIDCAERIVAALPAQRRLFLFVNVSALHQPNWFHLPGATAATGDTRETHAAALIHIDDRIGRLFAAASSRRRCFAIVCSDHGTAYGDDGFTGHRLGHESVWTVPYAHFFLEPAAPARPQPGAV, encoded by the coding sequence ATGAACGACGTGCCGGACCCCAGCGGGCAGCCGGACATGAACGACGTGATCGGCCGCGACGACCTGCTGTTCGTCACCCTCGACACGCTGCGGTACGACGTGGCCACGGAACTCGCCGCGGCCGGCCGACTACCCACCCTGAGCCGAAACCTGCCCGATGGCAGATGGGAAAAGCGCCACGCCCCGGGCAATTTCACCTACGCCTCGCATCACGCCATGTTCCAGGGGTTCCTGCCCACCCCCGCCACACCCGGCCCGCATCCGCGGCTGTTCGCGGCGCGATTCGCGGGCAGTGAGACCACGGTGGGCCGCACCTTCGTCTACGACGCTCCCGACCTGGTCGCCGCGCTGGCCGCCGCCGGGTATCACACCGCCTGCATCGGCGGCGTGGGCTTCTTCAACAAGCAGAGCGAGGTCGGCTCGGTGTTGCCGGGCCTGTTCCGGGACAGTCACTGGGAGCCGGCGTTCTCGGTCGCATCTCCCGGTTCGTTCGACGCTCAGATCGACTGTGCCGAGCGCATCGTGGCCGCGTTGCCCGCGCAACGCCGACTGTTCTTGTTCGTGAACGTGTCCGCGCTGCACCAGCCCAACTGGTTCCACCTGCCCGGCGCCACCGCGGCCACCGGCGATACCCGCGAAACCCATGCCGCCGCACTGATTCACATCGACGACCGGATCGGCCGGCTGTTCGCCGCCGCGAGCAGCCGGCGCCGCTGCTTCGCCATCGTGTGCTCGGACCACGGCACCGCCTACGGCGACGACGGGTTCACCGGTCACCGGCTCGGCCACGAATCGGTGTGGACGGTGCCCTATGCCCACTTCTTCCTCGAACCGGCCGCGCCCGCGCGGCCGCAACCCGGAGCGGTATGA
- a CDS encoding STM4012 family radical SAM protein, with product MTTILRTRPYQGYVYGYPHKTAYRPLTDRPSLRDLWAGEPTDALSLYAHIPFCEYRCGFCNLFTRVGAPDGLVERYLDALDRQAIAARAALGDHGPVRFATAAFGGGTPTFLTAAELDRLCDIAERRMGADLRSIPLSVETSPATATADRLAVLADRGATRISIGVQSFLDAEARAAVRPQRRAEVEAALDRIRAARIPVLNIDLIYGITGQTERTWRTSLDAALAWQPEELYLYPLYVRPLTGLSRHDTEADWDEQRLRLYAAGRDHLLAHGYRQLSMRMFRRADAPDAGPGDHRCQTDGMVGLGCGARSYTGRLHYSFDYAVAPREVRGIIDSYTHATDFTEATVGYRITADDARRRYLLQSLLQAEGMDVAAYRARFGAAPHEHFPAELAEFEAAGWLDPAAGPDLLKLSPTGLAHSDALGPRLFSPAVRAAMTAYEPR from the coding sequence ATGACCACGATCCTCCGCACCCGCCCCTACCAGGGATACGTGTACGGCTATCCGCACAAGACGGCCTACCGGCCGCTCACCGACCGGCCGTCGCTGCGCGACCTCTGGGCGGGCGAACCGACGGATGCGCTCTCGCTCTACGCGCACATACCGTTCTGCGAATATCGTTGCGGCTTCTGCAATCTGTTCACCCGGGTCGGCGCGCCGGACGGTCTGGTGGAGCGCTATCTGGATGCCCTCGACCGCCAGGCCATCGCGGCGCGCGCGGCCCTCGGCGACCACGGTCCGGTGCGTTTCGCGACGGCGGCCTTCGGCGGCGGCACCCCCACCTTCCTCACCGCCGCCGAACTGGATCGGTTGTGCGACATCGCCGAACGCCGGATGGGCGCGGATCTGCGATCGATCCCGCTGTCGGTGGAGACCTCGCCGGCCACCGCGACCGCGGACCGTCTCGCCGTGCTCGCCGATCGCGGCGCGACCCGGATCAGCATCGGCGTGCAGAGTTTCCTCGACGCCGAGGCGCGCGCGGCGGTGCGACCGCAACGGCGCGCGGAGGTCGAGGCGGCCCTCGACCGGATCCGCGCCGCACGCATCCCGGTCCTCAACATCGACCTGATCTACGGCATCACCGGCCAGACCGAGCGGACCTGGCGCACCTCACTGGACGCCGCCCTGGCCTGGCAACCGGAGGAGCTCTACCTGTACCCGCTGTACGTGCGGCCCCTGACCGGGCTGAGCCGCCACGACACCGAGGCCGACTGGGACGAACAGCGCCTGCGCCTGTATGCCGCCGGCCGTGACCATCTGCTCGCGCACGGCTACCGGCAGCTCTCGATGCGCATGTTCCGGCGCGCGGACGCCCCGGACGCCGGCCCCGGTGACCATCGCTGCCAGACCGACGGCATGGTCGGACTGGGCTGCGGCGCGCGTTCCTACACCGGCCGCCTGCACTATTCGTTCGACTACGCGGTGGCCCCGCGCGAGGTCCGCGGCATCATCGACAGTTACACGCACGCAACGGATTTCACCGAAGCGACCGTCGGCTACCGAATCACCGCCGACGATGCGCGCCGCCGCTACCTGCTGCAATCCCTGCTCCAAGCCGAGGGGATGGACGTCGCGGCCTACCGGGCACGGTTCGGCGCGGCACCGCACGAGCACTTCCCTGCCGAACTGGCCGAATTCGAGGCGGCCGGCTGGCTCGATCCCGCAGCGGGTCCGGACCTGCTGAAGCTGAGCCCCACCGGTCTCGCCCACTCCGACGCACTGGGCCCGCGCCTGTTCTCACCCGCGGTGCGCGCGGCGATGACCGCCTACGAACCGAGGTGA
- a CDS encoding STM4011 family radical SAM protein codes for MDLTILYRGPLASCDYDCPYCPFAKRRDSREQLRADRAALDRFADWASAQHDDRLSLLFTPWGEGLVRSWYRQTLVRLSHLPHIRRVAIQTNLSGRTGWLAEADRDTLALWCTYHPGQTPYERFAGKCADLARRGIRFSVGVVGLPEHLDSARRLRADLPEHVYLWVNAPEGQQLSDADAAAWTELDPLFEYSLHPHRSAGLPCRTGESVISVDGEGTVRRCHFVRAELGNLYDGSYRANLRPRPCPAQLCDCHIGYVHLETLPLYDVFAGGVLERIPQHWPDTTGPVQAGHHNSTAALRISR; via the coding sequence GTGGACCTCACGATCCTGTACCGCGGCCCGCTGGCCTCCTGCGATTACGACTGTCCCTATTGCCCTTTCGCCAAACGCCGCGACAGTCGCGAGCAACTGCGCGCCGACCGCGCCGCACTGGACCGCTTCGCCGACTGGGCCTCGGCCCAGCACGACGACCGGCTGTCACTGTTGTTCACCCCGTGGGGCGAGGGCCTGGTCCGGTCCTGGTACCGGCAGACCCTGGTCCGCCTGTCGCATCTGCCGCACATCCGGCGCGTCGCGATCCAGACCAACCTGAGCGGCCGCACCGGCTGGCTGGCGGAGGCCGACCGCGACACGCTGGCGCTGTGGTGCACGTACCACCCCGGCCAGACCCCCTACGAGCGCTTCGCCGGAAAGTGCGCCGACCTGGCCCGCCGCGGCATCCGCTTCAGCGTCGGCGTGGTGGGCCTGCCCGAACACCTGGACTCCGCCCGGCGCCTGCGCGCCGACCTGCCCGAGCACGTGTACCTCTGGGTGAATGCCCCCGAAGGACAACAGCTTTCGGACGCCGACGCTGCCGCGTGGACGGAACTCGATCCCCTCTTCGAATACAGCCTTCACCCGCACCGATCGGCCGGACTACCTTGCCGCACCGGCGAATCGGTGATCTCGGTCGACGGCGAGGGCACCGTCCGGCGGTGCCACTTCGTCCGCGCGGAACTCGGCAATCTCTACGACGGCTCGTACCGCGCGAACCTCCGCCCGCGTCCCTGCCCGGCCCAACTGTGCGACTGCCACATCGGCTACGTGCACCTGGAGACGCTGCCGCTGTACGACGTGTTCGCCGGCGGCGTACTCGAACGCATCCCGCAGCACTGGCCGGACACAACCGGACCCGTCCAGGCTGGACACCACAACTCCACAGCGGCACTGAGGATCTCTCGGTGA
- a CDS encoding GNAT family N-acetyltransferase, with protein MSLMAYWPLAGLRVRTPRLELRIPDSAELGVLARLAAAGVHDPAVQPFAVPWTDAEPEERARRVLRWHWRCWADWRVDEWTLNFVVLRDGEVVGSQAISAKDFSICSEVHTGSWLGSAHHGRGIGTEMRAAVLELAFARLGAGSAVSAAFEDNLGSQGVSRKLGYEHDGLAMHAVRGKPAVMRRLRLTRVRWEAHRSIPVKVAGLEECLPLFGVPPAS; from the coding sequence ATGAGCTTGATGGCGTACTGGCCGCTGGCCGGATTGCGGGTGCGGACACCGCGCCTGGAACTGCGGATCCCTGATTCGGCGGAATTGGGTGTGCTGGCCAGGCTGGCCGCTGCGGGTGTGCACGATCCGGCGGTGCAGCCGTTCGCCGTGCCGTGGACGGATGCGGAGCCGGAGGAGCGTGCGCGCCGGGTGCTGCGGTGGCATTGGCGGTGCTGGGCCGACTGGCGGGTCGACGAGTGGACACTCAACTTCGTCGTGCTCCGGGACGGGGAGGTCGTCGGCAGCCAGGCGATCAGCGCGAAGGACTTCTCGATCTGCTCGGAGGTACACACCGGATCCTGGCTCGGTTCGGCCCACCACGGCCGAGGTATCGGGACGGAAATGCGGGCGGCGGTGCTGGAATTGGCCTTCGCACGGCTCGGGGCCGGCTCGGCGGTATCGGCTGCGTTCGAGGACAACCTGGGTTCGCAGGGGGTTTCCCGCAAGCTCGGGTACGAGCACGACGGGCTCGCGATGCACGCGGTGCGCGGCAAACCTGCGGTGATGCGACGACTGCGGCTGACCCGTGTTCGATGGGAAGCCCATCGCAGCATTCCGGTGAAGGTGGCGGGGTTGGAGGAGTGTTTGCCGCTGTTCGGAGTGCCGCCGGCGTCGTGA
- a CDS encoding dihydrofolate reductase family protein, with protein MRKLTFGMNLSLDGYIAAPGDDLGWSVPSDELFQWWSDRVAATGLALYGRKLWDAMSSHWPTADQQPGVTPAQIEFAHRWRDMPKVVFSSTISTVDWNTRLVTGDAVTEIARLAAEDGGPMDIGGATLAAAAMRAGLIDEYAIVTHPVLVGGGTPFFTTLDNWVNLNLVETRTFPDGVLLTRYETKR; from the coding sequence GTGCGGAAACTGACCTTCGGCATGAACCTGAGCCTGGACGGCTACATCGCCGCGCCCGGCGACGACCTCGGCTGGAGTGTGCCGAGCGACGAGTTGTTCCAGTGGTGGTCCGACCGGGTGGCAGCGACGGGCCTGGCGCTGTACGGGCGCAAATTGTGGGACGCGATGAGTTCCCACTGGCCGACCGCCGACCAGCAGCCCGGCGTGACACCGGCGCAGATCGAGTTCGCGCATCGCTGGCGTGACATGCCGAAGGTGGTGTTCTCCTCCACGATCAGCACGGTCGACTGGAACACCCGCCTGGTCACCGGCGACGCGGTCACCGAAATCGCCCGGCTCGCGGCCGAGGACGGCGGCCCCATGGATATCGGCGGCGCCACACTCGCCGCAGCGGCCATGCGCGCCGGGCTGATCGACGAGTACGCGATCGTCACCCACCCCGTCCTGGTCGGAGGCGGCACGCCGTTCTTCACGACCCTGGACAATTGGGTGAACCTGAACCTGGTGGAGACCCGGACGTTTCCCGACGGCGTGCTCCTGACCAGGTATGAAACCAAGCGCTGA
- a CDS encoding DUF4185 domain-containing protein has protein sequence MSAHWGTAINGFSGSTAQQFGVGGSDLGIPYDRSRFAAGHSGFVFGDTFTGTNQGSGTWLGSPILLYSAQSPDATTAFDAASGGAQAVQVLKYTHNADNGYGVEVSRIPNDAFVDPNGRTWLTYTSVHDWNATNDRYGALFCGLAYSDDDGRTWTDYAAVWKNDGSDGYNGWSPLMMQSFAGIGNNNGDGYLYIVSKEWGRNHNRNGPILMRVPWQQITTKAQYQYWGWNGSAWVWGNPAPTPLFNGLGPIGELSVKNIQGTWVMSYFDVTGSCISTRTAGAVDQVWTGPKQQIRGQVPWWQFWVKSFPQLYGGYIHPLSVSPTDVTLYVSQWNTFTGNPYWVMQFDGITP, from the coding sequence ATGTCTGCGCACTGGGGTACGGCGATCAACGGGTTCAGTGGCAGCACCGCACAGCAATTCGGGGTCGGGGGCTCCGATCTGGGTATCCCGTACGACCGGAGCCGGTTCGCGGCCGGGCACTCGGGGTTCGTGTTCGGCGACACGTTCACCGGTACCAATCAGGGCAGCGGGACCTGGCTCGGATCCCCGATCCTGTTGTATTCGGCGCAATCGCCCGATGCCACCACCGCATTCGATGCCGCATCGGGCGGGGCGCAGGCGGTGCAGGTGTTGAAATACACCCACAACGCCGACAACGGTTACGGGGTCGAGGTGTCCCGGATCCCGAACGATGCCTTCGTCGACCCCAACGGCCGAACCTGGTTGACCTACACCAGCGTTCACGACTGGAATGCCACGAACGACCGGTACGGCGCATTGTTCTGCGGACTGGCCTACTCCGACGACGACGGCCGGACGTGGACCGACTACGCGGCGGTATGGAAGAACGACGGCAGCGACGGCTACAACGGCTGGTCACCGCTGATGATGCAGTCGTTCGCCGGCATCGGCAACAACAACGGCGACGGCTACCTCTACATCGTGTCGAAGGAATGGGGTCGCAACCACAATCGCAACGGGCCGATCCTGATGAGAGTGCCGTGGCAGCAGATCACCACCAAGGCCCAGTATCAGTATTGGGGCTGGAACGGCAGCGCTTGGGTATGGGGCAATCCGGCCCCGACCCCGCTGTTCAACGGGCTGGGCCCGATCGGTGAGCTGAGTGTGAAAAATATTCAGGGCACCTGGGTGATGTCGTACTTCGACGTCACCGGCAGTTGCATCTCCACCCGTACCGCCGGTGCCGTCGACCAGGTGTGGACCGGCCCGAAACAGCAGATCCGCGGGCAGGTGCCGTGGTGGCAGTTCTGGGTGAAATCGTTCCCCCAGCTCTACGGCGGATACATCCACCCGCTCTCCGTCTCGCCGACCGACGTGACTCTCTATGTCTCGCAATGGAATACCTTCACCGGTAATCCCTATTGGGTCATGCAGTTCGACGGGATCACCCCGTAA
- a CDS encoding MerR family transcriptional regulator, with the protein MDDEMLLTIGALAERTGLTVKTIRFYSDKGIIPPTGHSPAGHRLYDIDALTRLELVRTLRELDIGLPTVRRILARETSLADVAAAHAAALDAQIRVLRLRRAVLQAVANRESNPQEMDLMHKLVNLSQAERHRFIHDFIDDTFGGVDANPAMVELLRSSMPDLPDEPTSEQVEAWLELVRLVQDNDFRAAVRRMAEYQAKERADGDDSGLHHDLTETVCDEVGRALAAGTAADAAEAVAVVDILTARYAGTFGRPDDADLRRWVLERLEVANDARVTRYWQLVATINGRPPMADLEPVFTWFVRALRSYPTE; encoded by the coding sequence ATGGACGACGAGATGCTCTTGACGATCGGGGCGCTGGCCGAGCGGACCGGTTTGACGGTCAAGACGATTCGGTTCTACTCCGACAAGGGGATCATCCCGCCGACCGGTCACAGCCCGGCCGGCCATCGCCTCTACGACATCGACGCTCTGACGCGTCTGGAGCTGGTCAGGACACTGCGCGAGCTGGACATCGGCCTGCCGACGGTGCGGCGCATTCTGGCTCGCGAGACCTCGTTGGCCGACGTCGCCGCGGCGCACGCGGCTGCCCTCGACGCGCAGATTCGGGTGCTGCGGTTACGGCGCGCGGTGTTGCAGGCGGTGGCGAACCGGGAATCGAACCCACAGGAGATGGATCTGATGCACAAACTGGTGAATCTCTCGCAAGCCGAACGGCACCGCTTCATCCACGACTTCATCGATGACACCTTCGGTGGTGTCGATGCCAATCCGGCGATGGTGGAGTTGCTGCGCTCGAGCATGCCCGACCTTCCCGACGAACCGACCTCCGAGCAGGTCGAGGCGTGGCTGGAGCTGGTACGGCTGGTGCAGGACAACGACTTCCGGGCCGCGGTGCGGCGCATGGCCGAATACCAGGCGAAGGAACGCGCCGACGGGGACGACAGCGGGCTGCATCACGATCTGACCGAGACCGTGTGCGACGAAGTCGGCCGTGCGCTCGCCGCCGGGACGGCTGCGGATGCCGCCGAAGCGGTAGCCGTCGTCGACATTCTGACCGCGAGGTACGCCGGCACCTTCGGCAGACCCGATGACGCGGACCTGCGGCGGTGGGTGCTCGAGCGGTTGGAAGTCGCCAATGATGCTCGGGTGACGCGATATTGGCAATTGGTGGCGACCATCAACGGCCGGCCGCCGATGGCGGACCTGGAACCGGTGTTCACCTGGTTCGTCCGAGCCCTGCGCAGCTACCCGACCGAGTAG
- a CDS encoding transcriptional regulator: protein MITPEFDELIHAPTRLSLVAFLTATTWADFAVLRDNIGLSDSALSKQLSTLEDAGYVEIRKTFVGKRPRTSARLTTDGRTAFARHVLALQEIVARAGASVLPSGRPPEQP, encoded by the coding sequence GTGATCACGCCGGAATTCGACGAGTTGATCCACGCCCCGACCCGACTGTCACTGGTCGCCTTCCTCACCGCGACCACCTGGGCCGACTTCGCCGTCCTGCGCGACAACATCGGCCTGTCCGACTCCGCCCTCTCCAAACAGCTCAGCACCCTGGAGGATGCCGGCTACGTGGAGATCCGAAAAACCTTCGTGGGCAAACGACCACGCACCTCGGCCCGCCTCACCACCGACGGCCGCACCGCCTTCGCCCGCCACGTACTGGCACTCCAGGAAATCGTCGCCCGCGCCGGCGCCTCGGTACTCCCCTCCGGCCGACCCCCGGAGCAGCCGTAA
- a CDS encoding VOC family protein: protein MRVNAIDHVNIVTDDLDGTCTFYERLLGLTRTTSAGQSIGYRSAWMSDTHGNALIHVLWNDPAKQTTRGHTPGGPTGAVHHIALRCTDFEGMQRIAGELGIEHRVNDGQAGLRQIFVHDPNNVLLELIFPDE from the coding sequence ATGCGAGTCAACGCAATCGACCACGTCAACATCGTCACCGACGACCTCGACGGAACCTGTACCTTCTACGAACGGCTGCTCGGTCTCACCAGAACGACCTCGGCGGGACAGTCGATCGGTTACCGCAGCGCCTGGATGTCGGATACCCACGGCAACGCTCTGATCCACGTCCTGTGGAACGACCCCGCCAAACAGACCACCCGCGGCCACACCCCTGGCGGCCCGACCGGTGCGGTACACCATATCGCGTTGCGCTGCACCGATTTCGAAGGCATGCAACGGATCGCCGGCGAACTGGGAATCGAACACCGGGTCAACGACGGGCAGGCCGGACTGCGCCAGATCTTCGTCCACGACCCGAACAACGTCCTGTTGGAACTGATCTTCCCGGACGAGTGA